From Bacteroidales bacterium:
CCTAACTTTAAAATAAAACCCACTATGATATCCATAAAATATTTCCCCGCTTTACTGATCACGGTTGCATTTATTGTTTCATGCAGACATCCTGGTGCTTCGACAACTAACAATCAGGAGCCTTCAAAACAGGAATGGGCGCTGGTTGTGCACGGAGGTGCCGGTAACCTGGCTGAAGAAGTACTCAGCGATTCGTTAAATGCACAATACAGAGCCGGTTTGAACGAAGCCCTGCAAGCCGGGAAAGAGGTGCTGCAGAATGGGGGTGTCGCACTTGATGCCGTTGAAACGGTAATCCGCAAACTGGAAGATAACCCCTTGTTTAACGCAGGTAAAGGGGCGGCTTTTGCAAACAGTGGAAAAAATGAAATGGATGCTTCTATTATGGATGGTTCAAACCTTGCAGCAGGAGCAGTGGCATCAGTTACCGATATTAAAAACCCGATAACGGCAGCCCGTGCTGTTATGGAACACTCGGTGCACGTCATGCTATCCGGTGCCGGAGCGTCTGAATTTGCAAAGGAACAAGGACTTGAAATCGTTGATCCTTCCTATTTCTTCACCCAACGGAAATGGGATCAGCTTCAGGAATTAAAGAAAGCAGCCGAACACGGAACGGTGGGATGTGTGGCACTCGACAAAAAAGGTAATCTTGCAGCCGGCACATCAACCGGAGGCATGGCCAATAAAAAATACAACCGAATCGGCGACAGTCCGATAATCGGAGCAGGCACGTATGCCAACAATGCTACCTGCGCCATTTCGTGCACCGGTCACGGTGAATTTTTCATCCGCTATACCGTGGCTCATGACGTTTCTGCTCTTATGGAATACAAAGGGATGACCCTTCAGGATGCAGCTAATCTTGTTATCAAAGAAAAGCTTGTAAAAGCCGGTGGAGAAGGAGGATTAATCGGTGTGGATAAATCGGGTAACATCACAATGACTTATAATACTTCTGGTATGTTCAGGGCATTTGCAACGGCGGACGGGAAGGAAGGGGTTCTTATTTTTGATAAATGATACTGGATACTGGATGCCGGATAGTGCATTGAATAGCCCCGGACTTCAGGCCGGGGGAAGTGATACATAATGAACATCCGGTAAAGCGACTATTAACCGGAGATGACTAAAGCCACCCAAATTAAACACTGAACAAGGAACACCGATTTAAGATTTAAGAAGATTTAAGACCGGATTGGCAATAATCTGAAATGGTTTGTTAAATAGTTATGGAAAATATTCAGCGATTGTACCAGGAGGCCATTAAGTTTGCCGCGGTTAAACATAAAGACCAGAAATTTCCGGGCTATGATGACATTCCCTACCTGGTCCATGTATGCGATGTGGCCATGGAAATACTGGCGATACCGTCACATGCCAACGGTTTTGACACGGGGTACGCCATCCAGGTGGCGCTTTTGCATGACACTATAGAGGATACAGGGACATCATATGAAGAGCTTGCTGTACGATTCGGAAAGGACATTGCGGACGGGGTATCAGCACTGACTAAAAATGAGAACCTGCCAAAAGAACGGCGAATGGCCGACAGTCTCGAACGGATAAAAAAACAAAGGAATGAAGTGTGGGCTGTTAAACTGGCTGATCGCATCACTAATCTCCAACCTCCGCCCAGACACTGGAACAGTCCCAAGAAAAAAGAATATCTCTCAGAGTCAGTCTTCATCCTTGAAAAGCTGAAGCAGGCGAATGAATATCTCGCCGGAAGGTTGAGGAACATGATTGAGGAGTATGAGAAGTTTGTGTGAAGAAAGATGCTGGATACTGGATGCCGGATACTGGATGCCGGATCAATAGACGCGGCCTTCAGGCCATAGTCCGGTCAGATCTTAAATCGTAAATCGTTCAATCGTAAATTTCTGATGGATTTATTTACTGAGTTAGAGGAAAACAGTGAGCAGAAGTTTGAGGTGTACCCGTTGAAGGATGACAGCGAAATATGGTACATGAAGCATTTTCTCAAACAGAAGGAAGCCAATGAATATTTTAATGTTTTTTATAATACCGTTGAATGGCGTCAGGAAAATATTGAAATATACGGCAAAATCCATCCCTATCCCAGGCTGATTGCATGGTTCGGCTATGAGGGACAGGACTATGTGTACTCGGGCTACCGGCGATCGATGAAACAATGGACTCCGGAGCTTCTTTCACTGAAACAGAAAATCGAGACCCTCCTCCCCTGGCATAAATTCAATAGCGTTCTCCTTAATTTATACCGCAACGGAAATGATAAAGTGGCATGGCATGCCGATCATGAAAAGGACACAATTGAAAATCCGCTTATTGCTTCATTAAGCCTGGGCGCTACAAGACGATTCGATATAAAGCACCGCACTGAACCCGGCCTTGAAATGAAGTTTGAGCTTGAAAACGGGTCGCTGATCATCATGAAAGACGCCTTCCAGCATTACTGGATGCACCAGGTGCCGGTGCAAAAGAAGGTGACAGAGGCCAGGATTAATTTAACGTTCAGGAAAATAGGGACAGTATTGGGTAATCGGTAATCGGGTGTTCGGTGTTCGGTCAGTGACAATAGGGACGATAGGGACGATAGGACGATAGGGACGCATCCGGCAGCCGCTTCGGCACTTCGACAAGCTCAGTAACCACAGGCTCAGTCATGCTATTGGCATCCAGTATCCAGTCACCAGTCACCAGTCACCAGTCACCAGTTAGCAATCAACCAGTCACTAATCACAAATCACAAATCACTATTCTGAAACTTTATTGATTTCCGGTTGTTACAAAAATAGCCTCTCTCTAATGAGGGGCAACTGTTATATGAAAGGTAGGATATTTTTACTCCCGGTATTCGTGTTTGTTATGTTTATGTTTTCAGGTTCGCTGAATGCTCAATCGGGCCAGCAGCAGGGTATAGGGACGGGTTCTGAAGCTCCCGGTATAAACAGAACTGAACCGCTGCAATCGGACGTGGATAATCTGCAGAGGCAGTATGATAATGCCCGTAAGGAAACCAAGCAGGCAGAGGATGTGGCAAAAAAAGCACGCGACAATGAACGGGAAATTCAGCAATCTTTAAACGATGCAAAAAGGGCACTGTCCGCCGAGAAAAAAGCAGTAAAGGCCCGGCAGAAGGCTAATAAGGCGATGAGAGAGGCGAATGGGGAGGAATAACCGGGATTTACGATTTTAGATTTACGATTTACGATTAAAGGACTCTATAAAGGTCAATCGTCAATCGTCAATCGGTAAATCGTAAATTACATGGTATAGGCAATTCCCGCATTCCATTTGAATTCGGGGAATGGCTCGATATTGCTTTGTACGGCCTGGGTTCCGAGTATAAAAACGGAAAGCGGGAAATTGACAATATTAAAGGATACCCTCGGTGTTACAAATAATCCGTCGCTGTTACCTTCGTAATTAATGTAGAAAACCTGCAATGACGCATTAAAAAATGTTTTTTTGCCGGTGAGCATATGTGTTCTTTCTGCAATGAGTGTGGCAAAATGGCCTTTGTCTCCCCCGTCCTGCCCGTTATCACTCCAATATGACGCTGTAAGTCCCGAATTCTCCGACAACCTGAACCAGGCCGTAAAGGCAAAGGTAAAATAGCGCTGCACTTTCAGAATTTCTTTATTTCTTTTTGAAGAATCCGATGAAAAGAAGCTGCTGGCATTAAAACCTACTGTAAAAGTGAATTTGTCCCTGTTGACAATCCTGTAGTTAATCCAATTATCAATATACCATGGTTTCAGCTCGAAGCTGTAGGCCAGTCCCGGTTCATAGCTAAACCTGCCTTTTGTAAGCGCAAGGTTTGCTATAATCGCAGGTTTATCCAGGGAAAAAGAAGGAACCGGTGCAATGCCGTCTGAATTGAGCGAAATGATGGCTGCAGCTTTCAGTTTATTTTTGATGCTATCCGATTGATTATACGCCGGTGTTATTAGTATAACCAGGAAAAGGAAAGTCAGAATGTGCTTCATTTGAATCCGTTTAGTGCTTAAAAATAACAAAACTGACTCACATACCC
This genomic window contains:
- a CDS encoding isoaspartyl peptidase/L-asparaginase; this translates as MISIKYFPALLITVAFIVSCRHPGASTTNNQEPSKQEWALVVHGGAGNLAEEVLSDSLNAQYRAGLNEALQAGKEVLQNGGVALDAVETVIRKLEDNPLFNAGKGAAFANSGKNEMDASIMDGSNLAAGAVASVTDIKNPITAARAVMEHSVHVMLSGAGASEFAKEQGLEIVDPSYFFTQRKWDQLQELKKAAEHGTVGCVALDKKGNLAAGTSTGGMANKKYNRIGDSPIIGAGTYANNATCAISCTGHGEFFIRYTVAHDVSALMEYKGMTLQDAANLVIKEKLVKAGGEGGLIGVDKSGNITMTYNTSGMFRAFATADGKEGVLIFDK
- a CDS encoding HD domain-containing protein; this encodes MENIQRLYQEAIKFAAVKHKDQKFPGYDDIPYLVHVCDVAMEILAIPSHANGFDTGYAIQVALLHDTIEDTGTSYEELAVRFGKDIADGVSALTKNENLPKERRMADSLERIKKQRNEVWAVKLADRITNLQPPPRHWNSPKKKEYLSESVFILEKLKQANEYLAGRLRNMIEEYEKFV
- a CDS encoding alpha-ketoglutarate-dependent dioxygenase AlkB; the encoded protein is MDLFTELEENSEQKFEVYPLKDDSEIWYMKHFLKQKEANEYFNVFYNTVEWRQENIEIYGKIHPYPRLIAWFGYEGQDYVYSGYRRSMKQWTPELLSLKQKIETLLPWHKFNSVLLNLYRNGNDKVAWHADHEKDTIENPLIASLSLGATRRFDIKHRTEPGLEMKFELENGSLIIMKDAFQHYWMHQVPVQKKVTEARINLTFRKIGTVLGNR